The Panthera leo isolate Ple1 chromosome C2, P.leo_Ple1_pat1.1, whole genome shotgun sequence genome window below encodes:
- the PLSCR5 gene encoding phospholipid scramblase family member 5 translates to MACKDVQNQSRGLPGFLPGAPAPDRSFHLSYPHPENQVWQPALPRPGSLPPGLEYLSQLDLIIIHQQVELLGMILGTETSNKYEIKNSLGQRIYFAVEESICFNRTFCSTLRACTLKVMDNSGREVITVNRPLRCNSCWCPCYLQELEIQAPPGTIVGYVAQKWDPFLPKFTIQNANKEDILKIVGPCATCGCFGDVDFEVKTINEKLTIGKISKYWSGFVNDVFTNADNFGIHVPADLDVTVKAAMIGACFLFDFMFFEHSLAGL, encoded by the exons ATGGCCTGTAAAG ATGTACAGAACCAAAGTAGAGGTCTGCCTGGCTTTCTTCCTGGAGCTCCAGCCCCTGACCGCAGCTTTCACCTCTCATATCCTCACCCAGAGAACCAAGTGTGGCAGCCAGCTCTCCCTCGGCCAGGCAGTCTTCCTCCTGGGCTAGAATATTTAAGCCAg TTAGACCTGATAATTATACACCAGCAGGTGGAGCTTCTTGGAA TGATACTTGGCACTGAGACCTCCAACAAATATGAGATTAAAAACAGTTTGGGACAAAGAATTTACTTTGCAGTGGAAGAAAGCATCTGCTTCAATCGTACTTTCTGTTCCACACTTCGAGCTTGCACTCTGAAGGTCATGGATAACTCAGGTCGGGAGGTGATTACAGTAAACAGGCCCTTGAGGTGTAATAGCTGCTGGTGCCCTTGCTACCTGCAAGAG TTAGAAATCCAAGCCCCTCCTGGTACTATAGTTGGTTATGTTGCACAGAAGTGGGACCCCTTTCTGCCTAAATTCACAATCCAAAATGCAAAcaaagaagatattttgaaaattgttgGTCCTTGTGCAACATGTGGCTGTTTTGGCGATGTGGATTTTGAG gtgAAAACCATTAATGAAAAACTTACAATTGGGAAGATTTCAAAGTACTGGTCAGGATTTGTAAATGATGTTTTTACCAATGCTGACAACTTCGGAATTCATGTTCCCGCAGATCTAGATGTGACAGTCAAAGCAGCAATGATTGgtgcttgttttctcttt gatTTTATGTTCTTTGAACATTCACTAGCTGGATTATAA